ACGAGTGAACCGTCGATGAGGCGGGTTACGCGCCGTCCAGCATCGCCGCCCAGCGAGGCCGCAGGGCGGTTGCCGTCCAGGCGCTGACATCCGGCGCGGCGGGCGGACTGTGGGCGAGCCAGTCGGCAAGCCGTGCCGCCAGGGCGCCGGCATCGCCGGCGGGATAGCGATGCACCGCCGGGTACTGCTCGGGATAGACCAGGGCATCAGGCACCAGCGGCGTAGCACCGGCCGCCGTGGCCTCGAGCATGCCCAGCCCCTCGAACTCGTGGATGGCGGTGCTCAGCACGATCCCGGCGCGTCGCAGTAACGCATCGTAGTCGGCTCGCGGGACGCGGCCATTGGCGACGATGCGATCGCTCAGTGCCTCTTCGATCCGCGCCAGTGCCGCCGGCGTCCGGGCCGGACGGCCCCCCAGCAATGCCAGGCGGAACTCTACGCCGCGATCGGCCAGTGCCAGCAACGCCTCGGCGAACACCTCCGGCGCCTTGTCGTACTCCCAGCGGTGATTCCAGAGGATCAGGCGTGGATCGCGGTCGACGCGTTGACCATGATCGGCAGCACTACTCGGCGCCGATTCGACCGGCGTTATCGGGACAGGCACGACGTGGGCACGCGGCGCGAGGCGCTCGACGATCCTCGATGGCACCGCGTCGGGCATGCGGCGGAGCAATGTCCCGACGCCCTCCAGAAAGCTGGTGCGATTCCATTCGGAGTTGAACAGCAAGCGATCCGCCGCCAGCGCGCCGTAGAGCTGGACGATCTGTGGCTCCAGTGATGGCCGCTGGTCCGGCCCGACGGGATAGGCAAACTGATTTTCGTGGAAGTAGTAATCGGTCGGCAGCCCGGCGAGGGGCGGGTAGAGGCCGCGCAGCGTCGCCAGGTCCACCATGGAGGTGGCGATGACCCGGTCGACGCCCTCGCTGGCCGCCTCGATTTGATCGAGCCAGGACAGCGGGTTGCCGCGGATGCGCCACTTGAAATGCCGCCCGGGCAGCGTCAGCAGTCGCCACTCGATTTCGGGAAAGGCCTGTTGAAGCCAGCCCGTCCACCAGGCGTGGCTGTCGGCCTGGTAGGCGGAGAGGAGGAGGATACGTCGTGTCATGAGCGCGATTATAGGCGCTCGACCTTGACCCGTCCCGGCGCATCGGTTTGAATACTCATCTCCGATGGCCAGGTAGCTCAGTCGGTAGAGCAGACGACTGAAAATCGTCGTGTCGGGAGTTCGATTCTCTCCCTGGCCACCAACCCCTTTTTGGTATTTCCTCTTCCTGCCCGTGGACCACCTTGCAGCATCGTCGACCATTATTCCGGTATCACACGCGGTGACGGCCTGGTGAGCGAATGATGCAGTCCCTTTTCCCGATTCTCGGCGTGTTCGCCGTTTTCTCGCCGGCGCTGATGCTGCCGGGTCCGGATTTCGTGGCGGTGGTGCGCAATACCATCGGCCGTGGCACCCGCGCGGGCGTGCTGACCGCCCTGGGGGTGAGCATCGGCATTACGTTCTACGCGGCGCTCAGCGCCATCGGGCTGTCGACGCTCACCAGTCGCTTCGACTGGTTCGAGGTGGTCATCCGCACCGGTGGTGCGCTCTTTCTGGGCTATCTCGGCCTCCGTCTTCTGCTGACGCGATCGCCCGTCCGGCATATCGAGGCAGAGCCGGTGAATGCCCCGGGTGGCCCCCGGAACCCGCTCCTTCTGGGACTACTCGTCAATCTGACCAACCCCAAGGCCATCGTCTTTTTCGCCAGCATCTTCGGTAGCGCCTTCAAACCCGAGACACCGCCGATCATCATCGCCGCAGTCATCGCCATCGTCGGGACCTGCGCCATGGCCTGGTTCTCGACGATCAGCCTGGTCACCGCCTCCACGGGCCTGCTGGTTCGGCTCGAGGACCATCAGCACTGGATCGAGCGGCTCGCCGGTATGGCGTTTCTGGGATTCGCGCTCAAGATCGCCTACGACCTGCTGCTCGCCTGAGGGTTTTCAGGGGCCGAGTTCCTTGACCGCCTCCATCGCGACGTAGGTACTGGTGGAGGCGACATGGGGCAGGCTGGAGATCGAGTCCGCAAGCACCCGGCGATAGCTCGAGATATCCGGTGTGCGCACCTTGAGCAGATAGTCGAACCCTCCCGCGATCAGGTGGCATTCCTCGATCTCCGGAACGCCCCGAGCGGCCTCGTTGAAATCCTTCAGCGCGGATTCGCGCGTATCTGACAGGCGCACTTCGACAAACGCCACATGGGCCGCACCGATCCCGATCGGATCGAGGATGGCCCGATAGCCCCGGATCACACGGTTTTTCTCCAGCCGCTGCAACCGCGCCTGGGTCGGAGTCTTGGAGCGGCCGATGCGCCGTGCCAGCTCGGCCACGCTGATCCGGCCGTTGACCGACAGCACGCGCAGGATTGTCTGGTCCAGGCGATCGAGCGCCGCCGTCCTGGCAGGTTCGTCTGTCACTTTATTACCCCTTAAAAAAGATCAATTGACTAGTGCATCTGTTGTTTTAAGGACAAACTACCATTTCTTCTCGGTTATTGTGACTTCCATGGACACAAGAATCAGTGCACTCGAGACCGATCGTCCCGTCGAGCTTCCGGCGGCCCTGACCCATGGCATGCGTCGCTCGGAGATCACGACGCTGCAACGGCTTGTCGACCGGGCCGACCTTGCACCCGAGCAGCGCCAGGCTATCGTCGCCAGCGCCGCCGACCTGGTCCGGGAGATCCGCCAGAGCGCCCGCCCGGGGCTGATGGAGGTCTTCCTTGCCGAGTACGGCCTGTCGACCGACGAGGGCATCGCCCTCATGTGCCTGGCCGAAGCCCTGCTCCGCGTCCCGGACGCCCCCAGCATCGATGCCCTCATCGAAGACAAGATCCGTCCCTCTGACTGGGGTCAGCATATGGGGCATTCCAGCTCCAGCCTGGTGAATGCCTCGACCTGGGCACTCATGCTGACCGGGCGCATCCTCGACAACCCGAGCCAGGGCGTGACCCGTAACCTGCGGGGTGCCGTCAAGCGCCTCGGCGAGCCGGTCATTCGCACCGCCGTCGGGCGGGCCATGCGCGAAATGGGTCGGCAGTTCGTGCTCGGCGAGTCGATCGAGGCGGCGCTCAAGCGCGCCCGCGGGCAGGAGAAAAAGGGCTTTACCTACTCCTACGACATGCTCGGCGAGGCGGCGCGCACGGCGGAAGACGCGAAGACGTATTACGAGTCCTACCGCGACGCGATCATCCGCATCAGCAACGCTGCCCAGTACAGTAGTGGTCGTGACAACCCGGGGATCTCGGTGAAGCTCTCGGCGCTGCATCCGCGCTACGAACTCGCGCAGCGCGACCGGGTTCTGGACGAACTGGTACCGCGAGTGACCGCCCTTGCCCGGCTCGCGGCGGAGAAGGGACTGGGCTTCAACATCGATGCCGAGGAATCGGATCGACTGAACCTGTCCCTCGAGGTCGCCGAGGCCGTGCTCCAGGATCCCGCCACCGCCAACTGGGATGGCTTTGGCATGGTGATCCAGGCCTACGGGCAGCGCGCGGCGGACACCGTCGACTGGCTCTATCAGCTGGCACAGCGCCTTGACCGCCAGATGACGCTGCGGCTGGTCAAGGGCGCGTACTGGGACACCGAGATCAAGCGCGCCCAGGCACTGGGCCTGGACGGATTCCCGGTCTTTACCCGCAAGGCGGGCAGCGATGTCAGCTACCTGGCCGTATCCCGCCAGCTTCTGGGCATGACCGATCGCCTCTATCCGCAGTTCGCCACCCACAATGCCCATTCAGTGGCGGCCGTACTGGCGATGGCCGAGGAAATGCAGGTACCGACGGAGGCATTCGAGTTCCAGCGACTGCATGGCATGGGCGAGCGGTTGCACGATATCGTCAGACACCGTCATGGCACGCGTTGCCGGATCTATGCGCCGGTAGGCGAGCACCGCGACCTCCTTGCCTACCTGGTCCGGCGCCTGCTTGAAAACGGGGCCAACTCCTCGTTCGTCAATCAGATCGTCGACGAGAACGTGCCGCCGGAGACCGTGGTTGCCTGTCCCTTCGAGGCGCTCGACGACGTCGTCCATCCGATCAATCCAAAGCTAGCCAACGGTCCGGAGATCTTCCTGCCGAGCCGCCGCAACGCCCGGGGCTTCGATCTCGGCGACCTGGCCGATCTCGACTGCATCGAGGGGGCCAGGCGTCCGTTCCGTGACCGGCGCTTCCAGGCAGCGCCGGTCCTCGGCGACGGCACCCGGTCCGATGCCGGCACTGATACCCATGGCGGGCATGACATGCCCAACCCCGCCGATCCGGATGATCTTGTCGGCCACGTCCGCGATGCCACGGCGGCGGAAGTCGAGCAGGCGATCGGCGCCGCGCTTCCCTGGACGGCGTCCGCCCGGGAGCGTGCCGGCGTCCTCGAGCGGGCGGCGGAGCTCTACGAGCGGGACTTTGGCGAGATCCTTGCCATTGTCGCCCGCGAGGCGGGCAAGAACATGCTTGACGCGGTCGGTG
The Spiribacter vilamensis DNA segment above includes these coding regions:
- a CDS encoding tRNA-queuosine alpha-mannosyltransferase domain-containing protein; this translates as MTRRILLLSAYQADSHAWWTGWLQQAFPEIEWRLLTLPGRHFKWRIRGNPLSWLDQIEAASEGVDRVIATSMVDLATLRGLYPPLAGLPTDYYFHENQFAYPVGPDQRPSLEPQIVQLYGALAADRLLFNSEWNRTSFLEGVGTLLRRMPDAVPSRIVERLAPRAHVVPVPITPVESAPSSAADHGQRVDRDPRLILWNHRWEYDKAPEVFAEALLALADRGVEFRLALLGGRPARTPAALARIEEALSDRIVANGRVPRADYDALLRRAGIVLSTAIHEFEGLGMLEATAAGATPLVPDALVYPEQYPAVHRYPAGDAGALAARLADWLAHSPPAAPDVSAWTATALRPRWAAMLDGA
- a CDS encoding Lrp/AsnC ligand binding domain-containing protein, with translation MTDEPARTAALDRLDQTILRVLSVNGRISVAELARRIGRSKTPTQARLQRLEKNRVIRGYRAILDPIGIGAAHVAFVEVRLSDTRESALKDFNEAARGVPEIEECHLIAGGFDYLLKVRTPDISSYRRVLADSISSLPHVASTSTYVAMEAVKELGP
- a CDS encoding LysE family translocator; translated protein: MMQSLFPILGVFAVFSPALMLPGPDFVAVVRNTIGRGTRAGVLTALGVSIGITFYAALSAIGLSTLTSRFDWFEVVIRTGGALFLGYLGLRLLLTRSPVRHIEAEPVNAPGGPRNPLLLGLLVNLTNPKAIVFFASIFGSAFKPETPPIIIAAVIAIVGTCAMAWFSTISLVTASTGLLVRLEDHQHWIERLAGMAFLGFALKIAYDLLLA
- the putA gene encoding bifunctional proline dehydrogenase/L-glutamate gamma-semialdehyde dehydrogenase PutA — encoded protein: MDTRISALETDRPVELPAALTHGMRRSEITTLQRLVDRADLAPEQRQAIVASAADLVREIRQSARPGLMEVFLAEYGLSTDEGIALMCLAEALLRVPDAPSIDALIEDKIRPSDWGQHMGHSSSSLVNASTWALMLTGRILDNPSQGVTRNLRGAVKRLGEPVIRTAVGRAMREMGRQFVLGESIEAALKRARGQEKKGFTYSYDMLGEAARTAEDAKTYYESYRDAIIRISNAAQYSSGRDNPGISVKLSALHPRYELAQRDRVLDELVPRVTALARLAAEKGLGFNIDAEESDRLNLSLEVAEAVLQDPATANWDGFGMVIQAYGQRAADTVDWLYQLAQRLDRQMTLRLVKGAYWDTEIKRAQALGLDGFPVFTRKAGSDVSYLAVSRQLLGMTDRLYPQFATHNAHSVAAVLAMAEEMQVPTEAFEFQRLHGMGERLHDIVRHRHGTRCRIYAPVGEHRDLLAYLVRRLLENGANSSFVNQIVDENVPPETVVACPFEALDDVVHPINPKLANGPEIFLPSRRNARGFDLGDLADLDCIEGARRPFRDRRFQAAPVLGDGTRSDAGTDTHGGHDMPNPADPDDLVGHVRDATAAEVEQAIGAALPWTASARERAGVLERAAELYERDFGEILAIVAREAGKNMLDAVGELREAIDFLYYYARQCRSLEPTPRGRFACISPWNFPLAIFTGQIAGALAAGNAVLAKPAEQSPLTAAKGIALMHEAGVPASALQFLPGDGATVGAALTGDERIDGVAFTGGTDTARAIHRNMRGHLDPGAPLIAETGGLNAMIVDSTALHEQAVRDVIASAFQSAGQRCSALRCLYIQEDVHDDFMRMLLGAMDELRLGNPWQLSTDVGPVIDADAAADIQRHVDTAKQEGRLIKQVEAPNTGYFVGPAVIRVDGIDALEREIFGPVLHVATYRADALDGVIEAINARGYGLTFGVHTRIEDRVQHIVDRVHAGNLYVNRNQIGAIVGSQPFGGEGLSGTGPKAGGPDYVKRFAQATAPQTATEPPSATADPDTVQQLLDATPTAAMPAEGTDMPGPTGESNRLYHVPRAPLLCLGPGAAAAAEQRRQVEALGGVGIEVTGQLNPEALGTLNGFAGVIWWGDADAGRALASALARRDGEILPVITGCPDRAHVNHERHVCVDVTASGGNAQLLAKVQ